Genomic segment of Erythrobacter sp. BLCC-B19:
AGTCTTGAATAGCAAACTGCAACTGACTTTGCCCAGGCGCGCCAGAGCCGGATCGCGGCGAGCCATGCTCTTGGGCAAGAAACATAGTTACGCATCAATGCCGCAATCGCGAATGTATGCTGCGCCGCAATAGACTATGTGGCATTTTTGCTACTGTCCGCCATTTGTTACCTGTAACTCTTGTTAGGGCGCGCGACCCTGATAGGTTTCGCTCCGCTAACCCAAGACCGGCAACAGACCGGCTGGTATGTGGAGAGAGGGAAACCATGACGCGCAAGTTCGCAAAGCTTGCCTGCGGCCTGATGGCCTGCAGTGCACTCACTACCCCCGCCTTTGCTCAGGATACGGATGACACGCCCGAGGTTCGGGACGACAACGTCATCATCGTGACCGCCACCCGCCGTGCGCAGGACGTGCAGGACATTCCGCTGGCGGTGACGGCAATCTCTCCGCAGCAGCTTGAAGCGCAGCGCGTGGTCAACATCCAGCAAGTCGCCGCGCTGGCTCCGTCCTTCACCAGTTCGCAGGCGCAGCTCGCCTCTGGCTCGGTGGTGCTGCGCGTGCGCGGCGTCGGGACGACCTCGAACAATATCGGCTTCGAAAGCGCGGTCGGCATCTTCATCGACGGCGCCTACCAGTCGCGCCCCGGCGTGGCGCTGTCCGAATTCGTCGACGTCGAACGCGTCGAAGTGCTGCGCGGCCCGCAGGGCACGCTGTTCGGCCGCAATACGTCGGCAGGCGCGCTCAACATCACCAACGCCCGCCCCGATGTCACCGAATTCAGCGGCTTCGTGAATGCGGAATACGGCAATTTCGACGAGAAGAGCCTCCAGGGTGCGGTCAACGTGCCGCTGGTGCAGGATACCCTCGCGCTGCGCCTTACCGGTGCCTACCGTGAGCGTGACGGCTTCCTTGATGTCGTCAACCGCACCGGCGCCAAGATCGGCGAGACCAACACGGTCGATCAATGGCTGGTGCGCGGCCAGCTGGGCTGGGACACCGAAAGCGGCCTGCGCGGCCGTCTCATCGCCGACTACTCCAAGAGCAAGTCGAGCTGCTGCGGCGCGATCGAGCTGTGGCAGTCGCCGCTGGTGACCGGCGGGGCCTATGCGGCGGTCGGTCTGGGCGCGAATGGTGGCAATGGCCAGCCGCTCGTCGCCACCAACCCCAACGATCAGCGCGGCTTCGAACGGGCGATGGACAACCGGACGGTCTCGGCCAACTCGGTGCCCGTGGCTGACATCGACAACTACGGTTTCACCGGTGAAGTCGAATTCCCGCTGTCCGACAATGCCGACCTCATCTTCATCGGCTCGTACCGCAAGTACAAGAGCTTCGAGAAGTATGACACCGACTTCACCGGGCTCGACATTTTCAATGTCGACGCGCTCAACCTCGAAATCGACACCTGGACGGCGGAACTGCGCCTGCAGGGCGAGGCGATGGAAGGCGCGCTCAACTACATGGTGGGCGGGTTCTACTCGGATGAAAGCCTGAGCCAGACCTCGCGCTTCTCGCTGGGCGCGGATTACGGGGAGAACGCCGGCGCATTGCTGTTCGTGCCGACCGGGGGCGCGCTCGGTGCCAACCCGCTGACGCTGTTCACCGGCGTCGATCCGGCTGGCTCGCGCACTGCCAACAACTTCACGCAGGATGCCAAGAGCTACGCGGTCTTCACGCACAACTCGCTCGAAATCGCCGACGGCCTCGAACTGACGGTCGGCGCGCGCTATTCGTGGGAAGACAAGTCGGGCGGCTTCAGGCAGCTGTCCAACACCAACACGATCTGCCCGGCTACGCTCAACGCGATCGGGGCCGGCACCGGCCCGGCGGTCGTGCCGGCCGCCCTGCGGCCGACCTTCGTCGCGCTGGGCTGCTTCGGCT
This window contains:
- a CDS encoding TonB-dependent receptor, with the translated sequence MACSALTTPAFAQDTDDTPEVRDDNVIIVTATRRAQDVQDIPLAVTAISPQQLEAQRVVNIQQVAALAPSFTSSQAQLASGSVVLRVRGVGTTSNNIGFESAVGIFIDGAYQSRPGVALSEFVDVERVEVLRGPQGTLFGRNTSAGALNITNARPDVTEFSGFVNAEYGNFDEKSLQGAVNVPLVQDTLALRLTGAYRERDGFLDVVNRTGAKIGETNTVDQWLVRGQLGWDTESGLRGRLIADYSKSKSSCCGAIELWQSPLVTGGAYAAVGLGANGGNGQPLVATNPNDQRGFERAMDNRTVSANSVPVADIDNYGFTGEVEFPLSDNADLIFIGSYRKYKSFEKYDTDFTGLDIFNVDALNLEIDTWTAELRLQGEAMEGALNYMVGGFYSDESLSQTSRFSLGADYGENAGALLFVPTGGALGANPLTLFTGVDPAGSRTANNFTQDAKSYAVFTHNSLEIADGLELTVGARYSWEDKSGGFRQLSNTNTICPATLNAIGAGTGPAVVPAALRPTFVALGCFGFLAPADLPQAAALPLVRTFQSNFKDEELIYTVKLGYEFSPFVSSYASFTHGYKAGGINLDTTAAVGGADPTFLSEEVDAYELGVKAQTPGGGLTLNVAAFYEEFSNFQVLEFTGTAFATFNVPIAETKGVEIESLIRPADGLTLNLAATFLEASYPDNCAGTQTSVQVVALCGNDLTNAPQVVALAGAMWEKPLNDTTEFFISGQVRMEGDQRTSTQAKILPTVAAGATQAQVQAAVDASAPIIADIQDGKAFVNLRAGLRFAEGKYSIEGWVNNLTDEVVRGVTFNTTLRGSGAANSRSAFTLPPRQYGVTLRAKF